A single genomic interval of Cucumis sativus cultivar 9930 chromosome 5, Cucumber_9930_V3, whole genome shotgun sequence harbors:
- the LOC116404040 gene encoding uncharacterized protein LOC116404040: MPHKDEPQLLQVPPEKYSFIDQHHWAEFVRSRLCETFQEKRLLQQDRRSKNKYNHRISRKGYVNLIEEMKRKVQINRSWIESSCGKRLELTKKWEYENDDVQQVVHKIDEISMNTSSSSQKGHSSNDVLTHALGTKEHHGRVRGVGGYVTPTNYIHSVKKTI; this comes from the exons atgccACACAAGGATGAACCACAACTGCTACAAGTTCCACCAGAAAAGTATTCATTCATTGATCAACATCATTGGGCAGAATTTGTAAGGTCTAGATTGTGTGAAACTTTTCAG gaaaaaagacTTCTGCAACAAGATAGACGATCTAAGAACAAGTATAACCATAGGATTTCGAGGAAGGGTTATGTCAATCTTATCGAGGAAATG AAAAGGAAGGTTCAAATCAACCGGAGTTGGATCGAGTCATCATGTGGAAAAAGGCTCgagttaacaaaaaaatgggAGTATGAGAACGACGACGTTCAACAAGTTGTCCATAAAATT gaTGAGATTTCAATGAATACGTCTTCATCGTCTCAAAAAGGACACTCTTCTAACGATGTGTTAACCCACGCATTGGGTACAAAAGAGCATCACGGTCGTGTTCGTGGGGTCGGTGGGTATGTTACTCCTACCAATTACATTCATTCTGTAAAAAAGactatttaa